In Xenorhabdus nematophila ATCC 19061, one DNA window encodes the following:
- a CDS encoding toprim domain-containing protein has product MKKSAMYHWENLLLACGIDIPAKGKHGACPVCGGTDRFHFIDDHHHGNWHCRQCDAPNFGDGLDLVAKTNRISIFEAAKIVADVLALSLPESKPAKTTTHIPKLIAERITALVATAVTGESQYLVKKGLHCSNQRLLKDGSLLLVTQTLDGTITGAQTIKPNGEKRLVSGSQKKGSFIPITEINRTPDTIIITEGYATALTVSQLHKGVVLAAIDESNLLIVAEQVREQFPNSRIIIAADNDWHEPEERDKNGRLKKNIGKVAAEKTAKAINGWVTLPPTELKSDWDDYRQQHGVEIAQQVFVQGLYQPTSTKKKAAIQYNDAEPLKLTLCQMGASQRGEVLLSRYNGDLALDGASETVHHYDGIIWRPVSDRDLRREMVAAFMEGKLPYSPHGINSAVDALKLQLPMMQPPERHLIGFNNGVFDLKTCQFRSHCKNNWLLLANDVEFNSPVSGETLKDHARQFWRWLNQATANCENKAYRVLAALFMVLANRYDWQLFLEVTGVGGSGKSIFAEICSMLAGKGNTVSASMATLENPRERVLIVGYSLIILPDQTRYVGDGSGIKAITGGDEVAIDPKHKQPYSTRIPAVVLAVNNNAMSFSDRSGGVSRRRVIFNFSEVVPENERDPLLRDKIAAELPVIIRHLLHRFVDPQTARRLLAEQQKSAEALDIKRGTDPLVDFCGYLIASHEVDGLLIGNAEIMPFNPRKYLYHAYLAYMKGNNLNKPVSVTRFGMDMPGALAEYSQQYLRKKSKQGIRSNLSLNLDTAIEWMPKLTRNSQPEE; this is encoded by the coding sequence ATGAAAAAATCCGCCATGTATCACTGGGAAAATCTGCTGCTTGCCTGTGGTATTGATATTCCGGCAAAGGGTAAACATGGCGCTTGCCCTGTCTGTGGCGGTACTGATCGTTTTCACTTTATCGACGATCACCATCATGGAAATTGGCACTGTCGCCAGTGTGATGCTCCGAACTTTGGCGATGGATTGGATTTAGTGGCAAAAACCAACCGGATTTCGATTTTTGAGGCTGCAAAAATTGTTGCAGATGTGCTGGCATTGTCTTTGCCAGAATCCAAGCCAGCCAAAACGACGACTCATATCCCTAAACTGATCGCAGAACGCATCACGGCACTGGTTGCCACTGCTGTCACGGGTGAATCTCAATATCTGGTGAAAAAGGGGCTGCATTGCTCCAATCAGCGGTTATTAAAAGACGGTTCTTTATTGCTGGTGACTCAGACACTGGATGGCACAATCACAGGCGCGCAGACCATCAAGCCAAATGGTGAAAAACGGCTTGTTTCCGGTTCGCAGAAAAAAGGCAGTTTTATCCCGATCACTGAGATCAACAGAACGCCGGACACAATCATCATTACCGAAGGTTACGCTACAGCTTTAACTGTCAGTCAACTACATAAAGGCGTGGTACTGGCAGCGATTGATGAAAGTAACCTATTGATTGTTGCTGAGCAGGTTAGAGAGCAGTTTCCAAACTCCAGAATCATCATTGCTGCCGATAACGACTGGCATGAACCGGAAGAACGAGACAAAAATGGCAGGCTGAAAAAGAATATCGGCAAGGTTGCAGCAGAGAAGACCGCCAAAGCGATCAACGGATGGGTAACACTACCGCCTACGGAATTAAAATCCGATTGGGACGATTATCGCCAGCAACACGGTGTAGAAATAGCACAACAAGTCTTTGTTCAGGGGCTTTATCAACCGACATCAACCAAGAAAAAAGCAGCCATTCAATACAATGATGCCGAGCCTTTAAAACTGACACTTTGTCAGATGGGAGCCAGTCAGCGTGGGGAAGTATTGCTGTCACGTTATAACGGTGATCTGGCACTGGATGGTGCTTCGGAGACTGTTCATCACTATGACGGTATTATCTGGCGTCCGGTCAGTGACCGTGATTTAAGGCGGGAAATGGTGGCTGCTTTTATGGAAGGGAAACTACCGTACTCGCCACATGGTATCAACTCTGCCGTGGATGCCCTGAAATTACAGCTTCCCATGATGCAACCACCAGAACGCCACTTAATCGGATTCAATAATGGTGTGTTTGACCTGAAAACGTGCCAGTTCCGGTCTCACTGCAAAAATAACTGGCTATTGCTTGCCAATGACGTTGAATTCAATTCTCCTGTTTCGGGGGAAACCCTGAAAGATCACGCGCGACAATTCTGGCGCTGGCTCAATCAGGCAACTGCCAACTGTGAAAACAAAGCATATAGAGTACTGGCGGCGCTGTTTATGGTGCTGGCGAACCGTTATGACTGGCAACTTTTTCTGGAAGTCACTGGAGTAGGAGGCAGTGGCAAAAGTATCTTTGCTGAAATCTGTTCCATGTTGGCAGGTAAAGGCAATACCGTTTCCGCAAGTATGGCCACACTGGAAAATCCACGGGAAAGGGTTCTGATTGTCGGCTATTCACTGATCATCCTGCCAGACCAAACTCGCTATGTGGGCGATGGTTCCGGCATCAAGGCAATCACTGGTGGTGATGAAGTTGCTATCGATCCAAAGCATAAACAACCCTATTCAACCCGTATTCCTGCGGTGGTGCTGGCAGTAAACAATAATGCCATGAGTTTCAGTGATCGCAGTGGCGGAGTATCGCGGCGTCGGGTGATTTTTAATTTTTCCGAAGTCGTACCGGAAAATGAACGTGATCCACTCCTGCGAGATAAAATAGCAGCAGAATTGCCCGTGATTATCCGACATTTGCTTCACAGATTCGTTGACCCGCAAACTGCAAGGCGTTTACTGGCGGAGCAACAGAAATCTGCGGAGGCGCTGGATATCAAACGCGGTACAGATCCACTGGTCGACTTTTGCGGTTATCTTATTGCTTCCCATGAAGTTGACGGTCTGTTAATTGGCAATGCGGAAATTATGCCGTTCAATCCCCGTAAGTACCTCTATCACGCCTACCTTGCTTATATGAAAGGCAATAACCTTAACAAACCTGTTTCCGTCACTCGCTTCGGCATGGATATGCCGGGCGCACTGGCAGAATACAGCCAGCAATACTTACGCAAGAAAAGCAAACAGGGCATTCGTAGCAATCTGAGCCTGAATCTTGATACCGCTATCGAATGGATGCCAAAACTGACAAGGAATAGCCAGCCAGAAGAATAA
- a CDS encoding IS630 transposase-related protein, with protein MGYSLDFRRRVLAYKDKHALTFEQTRDHFEVSIRTLFRWCNKIEPCMTRDKPPTKISDETLIADVKNYPDDDQWERAKRLGVSQSAVHYALKRLKITVKKNAQTPRR; from the coding sequence ATGGGTTACAGTCTGGATTTTCGAAGAAGAGTACTGGCATACAAAGACAAGCATGCATTGACATTCGAGCAAACCCGCGACCACTTTGAGGTCTCTATCCGCACTCTGTTTCGGTGGTGCAATAAAATAGAACCCTGTATGACACGTGATAAACCGCCCACGAAAATCAGTGATGAGACACTTATCGCCGATGTCAAAAATTATCCCGATGATGATCAATGGGAAAGAGCAAAACGTCTGGGTGTCTCACAATCGGCTGTCCATTACGCCCTGAAACGACTCAAAATAACCGTCAAAAAAAACGCCCAAACACCCCGCCGCTGA